A genome region from Synchiropus splendidus isolate RoL2022-P1 chromosome 5, RoL_Sspl_1.0, whole genome shotgun sequence includes the following:
- the fkbp10b gene encoding peptidyl-prolyl cis-trans isomerase FKBP10 has protein sequence MFSYCVPLLLLFSWVSVECNPSPVVSEVIVDRYAIPEICSREAKKGDYVRYHYNASFVDGKTFDSSLQKGIAKVGLIGEGRLIAGVDRGLQGMCVNERRTITVPPHLAYGSAGADGVVPPDTTLVFDIHLLDLWNQADLVVTETITTPKDCKRSVMRTDFVRYHFNGTLLNGTPFDSSYSRKQTQNSLVGEGWLIKGMDEGLLGMCVGEIRHIVIPPFKAYGEKGSGSEIPPQATLVFDVLLVDIHNPKDNLTVEQQVVPQFCSRRTVAGDYIRYHYNGTFLNGVTFDTSYQRNNTYNTYIGLGYVIAGMDQALLGVCVGERRRVILPPHLAYGDQGAGDIIPPSAVLVFDIHVIDFHNPKDTVEIKVLHRPEVCNETTAVDDLVRYHYNCTLLDGTRLFSSHDYENLQDAVLGSDKVIDGLDEGLKGMCLGERRMITVPPHLGHGERGAAGVPGSAVLVFEVEMLSFEKGVPPGYLFVWLQDSPAQLFEAMDTNKDNQVPQEEFGEFIKLQVNEGKGRLKPGLPTFQVLSDMFQNQDRNKDGVITPDELKLKAEEDNEREQTRHEEL, from the exons ATGTTCTCCTACTGCGTGCCTCTTCTGCTCCTTTTTTCGTGGGTTTCCGTGGAGTGTAACCCGAGTCCAGTGGTATCTGAAGTGATCGTGGACAGATATGCCATTCCCGAAATCTGCTCCAGAGAGGCCAAGAAAGGAGATTATGTCCGTTATCACTACAACGCTTCTTTTGTGGACGGGAAAACGTTTGACTCGAG TCTTCAGAAAGGAATTGCTAAAGTTGGCTTGATTGGGGAGGGACGCCTGATCGCTGGTGTGGACAGAGGGCTGCAGGGCATGTGTGTCAACGAGCGCAGGACCATTACCGTTCCACCACATCTGGCCTATGGAAGTGCTGGTGCAG ATGGTGTGGTTCCGCCTGACACCACCCTGGTGTTTGACATCCATCTGTTGGACCTGTGGAACCAGGCAGATCTGGTGGTCACTGAAACAATCACCACGCCAAAGGATTGCAAGCGCTCTGTGATGCGGACTGACTTTGTACGTTACCATTTTAATGGCACACTCCTCAACGGGACCCCCTTTGACTCCAG CTACAGCAGGAAGCAGACTCAGAACTCCCTGGTGGGTGAAGGTTGGCTCATTAAGGGCATGGATGAAGGTCTGTTGGGCATGTGTGTGGGGGAGATAAGACATATTGTCATTCCGCCCTTCAAAGCCTATGGCGAAAAAGGATCAG GGTCAGAGATACCACCCCAAGCCACCCTGGTGTTCGATGTCCTGCTAGTTGACATTCACAACCCTAAAGACAATCTtacagtggagcagcaggttgTGCCGCAGTTTTGCAGTCGCAGAACCGTTGCTGGAGATTACATCCGCTACCACTACAATGGCACCTTCCTCAATGGAGTCACTTTTGATACCAG CTATCAGAGGAACAACACGTACAACACTTACATTGGATTGGGCTATGTGATTGCTGGTATGGATCAGGCTCTCCTGGGGGTCTGTGTGGGTGAAAGGAGGCGGGTCATTTTGCCACCACATTTGGCCTATGGAGATCAAGGAGCAG GagacatcatccctccatcagcTGTGCTCGTCTTTGACATTCACGTTATTGACTTTCACAACCCCAAGGACACCGTGGAGATTAAAGTCCTCCACAGGCCTGAGGTGTGCAATGAGACCACAGCAGTCGACGACCTGGTACGCTATCACTACAACTGTACCCTGCTGGACGGCACTCGACTCTTTTCTTC GCACGACTACGAAAACCTTCAGGACGCTGTGTTGGGTTCAGACAAGGTTATCGATGGACTTGACGAGGGTCTGAAGGGCATGTGTTTGGGCGAGAGAAGAATGATCACAGTGCCACCTCACCTGGGTcatggagagagaggag cCGCAGGTGTGCCAGGCAGTGCTGTGCTGGTGTTTGAGGTTGAAATGTTGAGCTTTGAGAAGGGTGTCCCACCGGGCTACCTGTTTGTCTGGCTGCAGGACAGTCCTGCTCAGCTGTTTGAGGCCATGGACACCAACAAGGACAACCAGGTTCCCCAGGAGGAG TTTGGCGAGTTCATTAAGCTGCAGGTGAATGAAGGAAAAGGTCGCTTGAAGCCAGGACTGCCAACTTTTCAGGTATTATCAGACATGTTCCAAAACCAGGACCGAAACAAAGATGGAGTCATCACCCCAGATGAGCTGAAGCTGAAAGCAGAAGAGGATAATGAGAGGGAGCAGACGAGACACGAGGAGCtgtaa